One genomic window of Azospirillum sp. TSH100 includes the following:
- the proB gene encoding glutamate 5-kinase gives MALDAPTLLESRRLVVKIGSALLVDGETRQIRRDWLDALADDVAACRKRGQEVVIVTSGAVACGREHLGLVGRALKLEEKQAAAATGQIRLAHAYQETLARHDVTVAQVLVTLEDTEERRRHLNARNTIDTLLKLGAVPVINENDTVATAEIRFGDNDRLAARVAQMVSADTLVLLSDIDGLYTADPRKDPNARHIPTVLELTPEIEGMAGEPPPGYSSGGMVTKIAAARVALSAGCRMVIAKGKRMNPLAALEQRPEDGGALCTWFLPSAEPTSARKAWIAGHVNATGVLVVDDGAMRALSHGASLLPAGVTAVQGEFDRGDVVIVRTQEGREVARGLVAYSADDARKILRHKSTEIPEILGYQGRDEMIHRDDLVVR, from the coding sequence ATGGCGCTTGACGCCCCCACCCTTCTCGAATCCCGTCGGCTGGTCGTGAAGATCGGCTCGGCCCTTCTGGTCGACGGGGAAACCCGGCAAATCCGCCGGGACTGGCTCGATGCGCTGGCCGACGACGTCGCCGCCTGCCGCAAGCGCGGGCAGGAGGTGGTGATCGTCACCTCCGGCGCCGTCGCCTGCGGGCGGGAGCATCTTGGCCTCGTAGGCCGGGCGCTGAAGCTGGAGGAGAAGCAGGCGGCCGCCGCCACCGGCCAGATCCGCCTCGCCCACGCCTATCAGGAAACGCTGGCCCGTCATGACGTCACCGTCGCCCAGGTGCTGGTGACGCTGGAGGATACGGAAGAGCGGCGGCGCCATCTGAACGCCCGCAACACCATCGACACGCTGCTGAAGCTGGGCGCCGTTCCCGTCATCAACGAGAACGACACGGTCGCCACCGCCGAAATCCGTTTCGGCGACAACGACCGGCTCGCCGCCCGTGTGGCACAGATGGTCAGCGCCGACACGCTGGTTCTGCTGTCGGACATCGACGGCCTCTATACCGCCGATCCGCGCAAGGACCCGAACGCCCGCCACATCCCCACCGTGCTCGAACTGACGCCGGAGATCGAGGGCATGGCCGGCGAGCCGCCCCCCGGCTACAGCAGCGGCGGCATGGTAACCAAGATCGCCGCGGCGCGCGTCGCCCTGTCGGCCGGCTGCCGCATGGTCATCGCCAAGGGCAAGCGCATGAACCCGCTGGCGGCACTGGAACAGCGGCCGGAGGATGGCGGGGCGCTCTGCACATGGTTCCTGCCGTCGGCCGAGCCGACCAGCGCCCGCAAGGCCTGGATCGCCGGCCATGTGAACGCCACCGGCGTGCTGGTGGTTGATGACGGCGCCATGCGCGCCCTCTCCCATGGCGCCAGCCTGCTGCCGGCCGGCGTAACCGCCGTACAGGGTGAGTTCGACCGCGGCGACGTGGTGATCGTCCGCACCCAGGAGGGGCGCGAGGTCGCCCGCGGCCTTGTCGCCTACAGCGCCGACGATGCCCGCAAGATCCTGCGCCACAAGAGCACGGAGATCCCGGAGATCCTGGGCTATCAGGGGCGCGACGAGATGATCCACCGCGACGATCTGGTGGTCCGGTGA
- a CDS encoding HAD family phosphatase, which produces MARSPIRAILWDIDGTLMDSEPWHQQITVDVCRGYGHELSEEDCRSMHGVAFREIYAALHARRPFPIDLHAWADKINSQYVARVDQVRPRDGAFALVEAFAARGLAQACVSNGGRMIVDANMRAMAIPHFRFSIAREDVANGKPHPEPYLLAAKMLGLAPEACAVIEDSPTGARSAKAAGMLTIAWPQHPAVVFDAVDHLVEDPGALDWDALCG; this is translated from the coding sequence ATGGCTCGCAGTCCCATTCGCGCCATCCTGTGGGACATCGACGGCACGCTGATGGACAGCGAGCCCTGGCACCAGCAGATCACCGTCGACGTCTGCCGCGGTTATGGTCATGAACTGAGCGAGGAGGATTGCCGGTCGATGCACGGCGTGGCCTTCCGCGAAATCTACGCCGCCCTGCATGCCCGCCGCCCCTTCCCCATCGACCTGCACGCCTGGGCCGACAAGATCAATTCGCAGTATGTCGCCCGCGTCGATCAGGTGCGCCCCCGCGACGGCGCCTTTGCCCTGGTGGAGGCCTTCGCCGCCCGCGGGCTGGCGCAGGCCTGCGTCTCGAACGGCGGACGCATGATCGTCGACGCCAACATGCGCGCCATGGCGATCCCGCATTTCCGCTTCAGCATCGCCCGTGAGGACGTCGCGAACGGCAAGCCTCATCCGGAGCCCTACCTGCTGGCGGCGAAGATGCTGGGCTTGGCCCCGGAAGCCTGCGCGGTGATCGAGGACAGCCCCACCGGCGCCCGCAGTGCCAAGGCCGCCGGCATGCTGACCATCGCCTGGCCCCAGCACCCCGCCGTGGTGTTCGATGCGGTCGACCATCTGGTGGAGGACCCGGGGGCGCTGGATTGGGATGCGCTTTGCGGGTGA
- a CDS encoding divergent polysaccharide deacetylase family protein, translating into MKAPALLGRLRFDVRGLRPGLGWLRRFRRNGDDVGGEPRKPLSKPLLGAVAAVAVVYAGLAGWLALNGTATREAWQASIPSTTVAVAPLPPPPAPEPKAAASAGPPPVPTDPAPLPLPGAQAAAVTLVPAPVPGLVEDSRNGPLPRIAQDGRKPWQVYARPFPATDKRPRVAIVMSDLGLSGVTTGNALAKLPPGITLAFLPYAERLDDWVERARTKGHEVMLSVPMEPLSYPRDDPGPNALLTMLGPDRNNERLEWSLGKAVGYVGITSTTGSKFTANPAAMQPVIDALKARGLLLVDSRVNPKSVAGPLATLAGVPRALGDRVIDRDLSRGAIDDQLRELEELAKTNGAAVGFASPYPTTIERLNLWLTALADRGIALAPVSAVVNIQK; encoded by the coding sequence GTGAAGGCTCCCGCCCTGCTCGGTCGTCTGCGGTTCGATGTCCGGGGCTTGCGCCCCGGACTCGGCTGGCTGCGCCGTTTCCGCCGCAACGGAGACGACGTCGGCGGAGAGCCGCGCAAGCCGCTCTCCAAGCCCCTGCTGGGCGCCGTCGCCGCGGTGGCGGTCGTCTATGCCGGGCTGGCCGGCTGGCTGGCGCTGAACGGCACGGCCACGCGGGAGGCCTGGCAGGCATCGATTCCGTCGACGACCGTGGCGGTCGCTCCGCTGCCGCCGCCACCGGCACCGGAGCCCAAGGCCGCCGCATCCGCTGGGCCACCGCCCGTCCCGACCGACCCGGCTCCGCTGCCGCTGCCGGGTGCCCAGGCCGCGGCGGTGACGCTGGTCCCGGCCCCGGTGCCGGGTCTGGTGGAGGACAGCCGCAACGGGCCGCTGCCGCGCATCGCCCAGGATGGGCGCAAGCCCTGGCAGGTCTATGCCCGGCCCTTCCCGGCGACCGACAAGCGGCCGCGCGTCGCCATCGTGATGTCCGACCTCGGGCTCAGTGGCGTCACCACCGGAAACGCGCTGGCGAAACTGCCGCCCGGCATCACGCTGGCCTTCCTGCCCTATGCCGAACGGCTGGACGACTGGGTCGAACGTGCCCGCACCAAGGGGCACGAGGTGATGCTGTCGGTGCCGATGGAGCCGCTGAGCTACCCGCGCGACGATCCCGGGCCCAATGCGCTGCTGACCATGCTCGGCCCCGACCGTAACAACGAACGGCTGGAATGGTCGCTGGGCAAGGCGGTGGGCTATGTCGGCATCACCAGCACCACCGGCAGCAAATTTACCGCCAATCCGGCGGCGATGCAGCCGGTGATCGACGCGCTGAAGGCGCGTGGCCTGTTGCTGGTCGATTCCAGGGTCAATCCCAAGAGCGTTGCCGGTCCGCTTGCCACTCTGGCAGGCGTGCCGCGGGCGCTGGGCGATCGTGTCATCGACCGCGACCTGTCGCGCGGTGCCATCGACGACCAACTGCGCGAACTCGAGGAGCTTGCCAAGACCAATGGCGCCGCGGTCGGTTTCGCCTCTCCCTATCCGACGACGATCGAGCGGCTGAACCTGTGGCTGACGGCATTGGCCGATCGCGGCATTGCGCTTGCCCCGGTGTCGGCGGTGGTCAATATCCAGAAATAG
- a CDS encoding S41 family peptidase, with product MRMIKRAATAAALVFLGAGVATVTAQSSNSSDTYRQLNLFGDVFERVRAEYVEPVTDEQLIESAINGMLTSLDPHSSYLNKKSFQDMQVQTRGEFGGLGIEVTMENGLVKVVSPIDDTPAFRAGLQPGDLIVQLNGEAVMGLSLNEAVEKMRGPVGSELKVTVRRGEAGEPFTVSLTRAVIKVQSVRFRTEGDIGYVRITSFNEQTQSGLEKAIASIQQQLGDKLKGFVLDLRNNPGGLLDQAVSVSDTFLEKGEIVSTRGRRAEEGTRFNAKPGDLIKGMPLVVLINGGSASASEIVAGALQDHKRAIIMGTQSFGKGSVQTIIPLPGHGAMRLTTARYYTPSGRSIQQLGITPDIEVHVAKVEDLDKNVVRRREADLKGALVNPDASKAPRPATTNPAAPGTPAAPNPAAPAPGPGAGAVPAAPGAAPAPAPAEGAAAEGAEPPFDFQLARALDLLRGVALFQQRSAAR from the coding sequence ATGAGGATGATCAAGCGTGCCGCCACGGCGGCAGCTCTGGTGTTTCTGGGCGCCGGCGTCGCCACCGTCACGGCGCAGTCCAGCAATTCGTCGGACACCTACCGGCAGCTGAACCTGTTCGGCGACGTCTTCGAGCGCGTCCGCGCCGAGTATGTCGAGCCGGTGACCGACGAACAGCTGATCGAATCGGCGATCAACGGGATGCTGACCTCGCTCGACCCGCATTCGAGCTATCTGAACAAGAAAAGCTTCCAGGACATGCAGGTCCAGACCCGCGGCGAGTTCGGCGGGCTGGGGATCGAGGTGACGATGGAGAACGGCCTGGTGAAGGTCGTGTCGCCCATCGACGACACCCCTGCCTTCCGTGCCGGCCTGCAGCCGGGCGACCTGATCGTCCAACTGAACGGCGAGGCGGTGATGGGCCTAAGCCTGAACGAGGCGGTGGAGAAGATGCGCGGCCCGGTGGGTAGCGAACTGAAGGTCACCGTCCGCCGAGGCGAGGCGGGCGAGCCCTTCACCGTGTCGCTGACCCGCGCCGTCATCAAGGTGCAGTCGGTCCGCTTCCGCACCGAAGGCGACATCGGCTATGTCCGCATCACCAGCTTCAACGAGCAGACGCAGAGCGGGCTGGAGAAGGCGATCGCCTCGATCCAGCAGCAGCTGGGCGACAAGCTGAAGGGCTTCGTGCTCGACCTGCGCAACAATCCGGGCGGCTTGCTCGATCAGGCGGTCTCGGTATCCGATACCTTCCTGGAGAAGGGTGAGATCGTGTCGACCCGCGGCCGGCGGGCGGAGGAGGGCACCCGCTTCAACGCCAAGCCGGGCGACCTGATCAAGGGCATGCCGCTGGTGGTGCTGATCAACGGCGGCTCGGCCTCGGCCTCGGAAATCGTCGCCGGCGCTTTGCAGGATCACAAGCGCGCGATCATCATGGGCACCCAGAGCTTCGGAAAGGGATCGGTGCAGACCATCATCCCGCTGCCCGGCCATGGCGCCATGCGGCTGACCACGGCGCGCTACTACACGCCGTCGGGCCGCTCGATCCAGCAGCTGGGCATCACCCCGGACATCGAGGTGCATGTCGCCAAGGTGGAGGATCTGGACAAGAACGTCGTCCGCCGCCGCGAGGCCGATCTGAAGGGTGCGCTGGTCAATCCCGACGCGAGCAAGGCGCCGCGTCCGGCCACCACCAACCCGGCCGCTCCCGGCACGCCGGCGGCCCCGAATCCGGCAGCGCCCGCTCCGGGGCCGGGGGCCGGTGCTGTGCCGGCGGCGCCCGGGGCTGCGCCGGCCCCCGCACCGGCCGAAGGTGCCGCGGCGGAGGGTGCCGAGCCTCCCTTCGACTTCCAGCTCGCCCGCGCGCTGGATCTGCTGCGCGGTGTTGCCTTGTTCCAGCAGCGCTCCGCGGCGCGCTGA
- a CDS encoding murein hydrolase activator EnvC: protein MLAGFVVIAGLILAQPANAQSEAPKDTLKRVEQQLQTGKQRQQQLERQSQALQSELDTLRGRLIALADQARGQEQTLDQLEDSLAALEAEERERSAGLDAERQQIATLLAALQRLARIPPEAALARPESPVDTLRSALLLRDAVPALKARADALAQALNGLADTRGKLVDQRSKALAARVALTEKQDEMNRLIARREELSRQTEEERVQVGQRMADLSGQATDLRQLMERVEAERRAAIEAAARREAERREAERKETAKREAEKREAERRLAAQKEAERKEAERKLAELRAAEQKIAEQKAAEERRAKDEAAREAARERELAAKSPDGPPAVAGMVLPAAGKLTTRFGEPDRYGATSRGVIVQTRAGAAVVAPRGGTIVFAGPFKGYGLILIVEHGNGYHSLIAGLGRIETAVGRKVASGEPLAVMPSDGNPDLYFELRRNGQPINPQRGFGAPEGKGQG, encoded by the coding sequence TTGCTCGCCGGCTTCGTCGTCATCGCCGGCCTGATCCTCGCCCAGCCGGCGAATGCTCAATCCGAAGCCCCCAAGGACACGCTGAAGCGCGTCGAGCAGCAGCTTCAGACCGGCAAGCAGCGCCAGCAGCAGCTGGAACGCCAGTCCCAGGCGCTCCAGAGCGAACTCGACACCCTGCGCGGCCGGTTGATCGCGCTGGCCGATCAGGCGCGCGGGCAGGAACAGACGCTCGACCAGCTGGAAGACTCGCTCGCAGCCCTGGAGGCGGAGGAGCGCGAACGCTCCGCCGGGCTCGACGCCGAGCGCCAGCAGATCGCCACTCTGCTGGCCGCTCTCCAGCGGCTGGCGCGCATCCCGCCGGAGGCGGCGCTGGCCCGGCCGGAAAGCCCGGTCGATACCCTGCGCTCCGCCTTGCTGCTGCGCGACGCCGTGCCGGCGCTGAAGGCGCGGGCCGATGCGTTGGCCCAGGCGCTGAACGGGCTGGCCGACACCCGCGGCAAGCTGGTCGATCAGCGCTCCAAGGCTCTGGCGGCGCGGGTGGCGCTGACCGAGAAGCAGGACGAGATGAACCGCCTGATCGCCCGGCGCGAGGAATTGTCGCGCCAGACCGAGGAGGAGCGCGTCCAGGTCGGCCAACGCATGGCGGACCTGTCGGGGCAGGCCACCGACCTGCGCCAGCTGATGGAACGGGTCGAGGCCGAACGCCGCGCCGCCATCGAGGCCGCCGCCCGCCGAGAGGCCGAAAGGCGCGAGGCGGAGCGCAAGGAAACCGCGAAGCGCGAGGCGGAAAAGCGCGAGGCCGAACGCCGCCTCGCCGCCCAGAAGGAAGCCGAGCGCAAGGAAGCCGAACGCAAGCTGGCCGAACTGCGCGCTGCCGAACAGAAAATCGCCGAACAGAAGGCCGCCGAGGAGAGGCGGGCGAAGGACGAAGCCGCCAGGGAAGCGGCGCGCGAGCGCGAGCTGGCCGCGAAGTCTCCCGACGGTCCGCCGGCGGTCGCCGGCATGGTCCTGCCCGCCGCCGGCAAGCTGACCACCCGCTTCGGCGAGCCTGACCGCTATGGCGCCACCAGCCGAGGCGTCATCGTCCAGACCCGCGCCGGGGCCGCCGTGGTGGCCCCGCGCGGCGGCACGATCGTGTTCGCCGGCCCGTTCAAGGGCTATGGCCTCATCTTGATCGTGGAACACGGCAACGGATATCATAGTCTGATTGCGGGTTTGGGCCGGATCGAAACGGCTGTCGGGCGTAAGGTGGCCAGCGGGGAACCGCTGGCGGTCATGCCGTCGGACGGCAATCCGGATCTCTATTTCGAGCTGCGACGAAACGGCCAGCCGATCAACCCGCAACGCGGGTTCGGCGCCCCGGAGGGGAAAGGACAAGGGTAG